The stretch of DNA AAATTGATTCAGGGGACGGTTTCCACCAAAACCCTGGGCGGGCCCATCATGATCGCCGAGATGGCCGGTCAGCAGGCCAAGGAGGGGGCGGGCAATCTGGTGACCTTCATCGCCCTGCTGAGCATCAACCTGGCCATCCTGAACATCCTGCCGATTCCGGTGCTGGATGGGGGGCATCTGTTGTTTTTTACCATCGAGGCCGTGACCGGCCGCCCGGTGAACGTCAAGGTGCGTGAGGTCGCCCAGCAGGCGGGAATATTTCTGCTCATGCTTCTGATGATTTTGGTCTTCTACAATGACATCACCCGGATATTTTTCCGATAGCAGGGCCTGCCGCCGGCGCTTTGCAGTGCTCAACGAGGAAGTCCACCGCACCCGCGGCCGTCTCCGGGACTCACATCAAGGATAGCGAAGATGCCCCACCGACTCGAAATTGCCTTGAAACCCGAGCTGGTCGATGCAGAAGGGGAGGGGATCCGCCGCAAAGCCGGCGATTACTTCGGCATCACCGTCACGCGGGTTCGGACGGTGCAGATCCTGACCATCGATGCCGCCCTTTCCGCCGATCAGCTGGCCGCCATCCAGAATGAGATCTTCACCAACCCGGTCACGCAGACCAGTTCCTATGACCCGCTGCCGGTCCCCTTCGACTGGAGCATCTGGGTGGGCTATCGCCCCGGCGTGCGCGACAACCCCGGCAGCACGGCGGTCGAGGCGATCGAGGACCTCTTGAAAATCCGCTTCGCCCGGGAGGAGGCCGTCTTCACCTCCAAGCGCTACTGCCTCGAAGCCCAAGGGCTCTCCTTTGCGGCGATGGAGCGGATCGCCGGCGAGCTTCTGGCCAACGACATCATCCAGCAGTGGCGGATTATCCCCAAATCGGATTGGGACCCGGCCGTGGGTATCGGTTACATCCTGCCCAAGGTCAAGCTCAACCACGAGCCGGTGGTCACCACCGTCGCCGTCGACAGCGACGCCAGCCTGCGCCGGATCAGCTTTGAGCGCAACCTGGCGCTGAACCCACAGGACATCCCCGTCATTCGCGAATATTTTACCCGCCCGGGGGTTCGAAGCGCACGGGCGGCGGTGGGGCTGGGCGACCCCACCGACATCGAACTCGAGTATCTGTCCCAGGCCCGCAGCGACCACTGCAATCACAACACATTCCGCGGGCTTTTTAACTACCGCGAACTTGCCGGCGGCCCCGCCGAGACCATCGACAGCCTGTTCAAAACCTGCATCGAAGCCCCGACCCTGGCCCTCAAAGAACGCAAACCCTGGGTGGTTTCGGTGCTCTGGGACAATGCCGGGGTGGCCCGTTTCGACGATGATCACCACTATGTCGTTACCGGTGAAACCCACAACTCACCCTCCAACATGGAGGCCTACGGCGGCGCCATTACCGGGATCGTCGGGGTTTACCGGGACCCCATGGGAACCGGCAAAGGGGCCAAGCTCATCATGGGCAGCTACGGCTTCTGTGTCGGCCACCGGGATTACGAGGGGCATTTGCGGCCCCGGTTGCACCCGCGGCGGTTGCTGGACGGGGTCATCGAAGGGGTCCGCGACGGCGGCAACAAGAGCGGCATCCCGACGACCTTCGGCCAGGTCCTGTTTCACCCCGGCTACATGGGCAAGTGCCTGGTCTTCGTGACCGCCGTGGGGCTGATGCCCAAAACCGTGGACGAGCGGCCCGCCGAGGAAAAGACAACAACCCCCGGCGACCTGGTGATCATGTGCGGCGGGCGCGTGGGAAAGGACGGGATCCACGGTGTGACGGCCTCTTCCGAGGTCTTTTCGGAACACACCCCGGCGGGCCACGTGCAAATCGGGGACCCCTACACCCAGAAAAAAATGCACGATTTCCTGCTCCAGGCCCGGGATGAGGGCTTGATCGCCTTTATCACCGACAACGGCGGCGGCGGACTTTCCTCCTCCATCGGCGAATCGGCCCGGTTTGCCGGCGGCTGCGAGGTGGATCTGGACCGCGTGCCTTTGAAATACGACGGCCTCGACCAGTGGGAGATCTGGGTCTCCGAATCCCAGGAGCGCATGACGGTGGCCATCAAGCCCCAGCATTTGGACCGGTTCATGGCCCTTTCCCGGCGGCACGCCGTGGAAAGCACCGTCATCGGGAAATACACCGACAGCGGCAAGCTTCACATCCGCTACAAGGGCGAGACCTGTGCCTTTGTCGATCTGGATCTGCTGGAATCCGGTTTTCCCCAGTGGCGTTTTGACGCCGACTGGCTGCCGCCGGAAAGCCGCGGCCTGAATGAGCCGGTGGTGCAGGAGCCCCGGAATTACGCCCGTCTACTGCTGGACATACTGGCGCGCCCCAACATCTGCTCCAAGGAGTGGATCACCCGCCAGTACGACCATGAGGTCCAGGGCAGCAGTGTGATCAAGCCCCTGGTGGGCGCCGCAAGCGACGTCAACAGCGATGCCAGCGTGATCCGCCCGGTGCTCACTTCCAACCGTGGACTGGCCTTTTCCCAGGCCCTCCTGCCGGCCTACTCGGCCATCGACACCTACCACATGACCGCCTGCACCATCGATGAGGCGGTCCGGCGCCTGGTGGCCGTGGGTGCCGATCCCGATCAGATCGGCGGGGTGGACAATTTCTGCTGGCCCAACATCCAGTTCGACCCCCAGGCCAACCCCGACGGTCGCTTCAAGGCGGCTCAGCTCGTGCGCTCCTGCCGGGCGCTGCGGGATCTTTGCCTGGCGTACGAAATCCCGCTGCTTTCGGGTAAAGACAGCATGTACGTCGACGGTCTGCTGGAAGGCGCCTACGGGGAGCGTCACAAGGTCTCCGCGCTGCCCTCCCTGCAGTTTTCGGCAACCTCGGTGGTGGCTGACGTTGAAAAATGCCAGAGCATGGACAGCAAGATCCCGGGGGATCTGGTGTATGTTCTGGGGCTGACCCGCGACGAGCTCGGCGCCGGCGAGTACTACGAGCACCTCGGCTATCTGGGCTGCCGGGTGCCGCGGGTGCGGCCGGCCGAAGCTCTCCCCCTCTACCACGCCCTGGCAACCGCCATCGAGGCTTCCGCCGTGGCCTCGGTTCACGGGGTTTACCGCGGGGGGCTGGGGGTCCATCTGGCGATGGTCGCCATGGGAGGCAATCTCGGGATGGCGCTTGATCTTGCCGCCGTGCCCGCGG from Desulfobacteraceae bacterium encodes:
- a CDS encoding phosphoribosylformylglycinamidine synthase, producing the protein MPHRLEIALKPELVDAEGEGIRRKAGDYFGITVTRVRTVQILTIDAALSADQLAAIQNEIFTNPVTQTSSYDPLPVPFDWSIWVGYRPGVRDNPGSTAVEAIEDLLKIRFAREEAVFTSKRYCLEAQGLSFAAMERIAGELLANDIIQQWRIIPKSDWDPAVGIGYILPKVKLNHEPVVTTVAVDSDASLRRISFERNLALNPQDIPVIREYFTRPGVRSARAAVGLGDPTDIELEYLSQARSDHCNHNTFRGLFNYRELAGGPAETIDSLFKTCIEAPTLALKERKPWVVSVLWDNAGVARFDDDHHYVVTGETHNSPSNMEAYGGAITGIVGVYRDPMGTGKGAKLIMGSYGFCVGHRDYEGHLRPRLHPRRLLDGVIEGVRDGGNKSGIPTTFGQVLFHPGYMGKCLVFVTAVGLMPKTVDERPAEEKTTTPGDLVIMCGGRVGKDGIHGVTASSEVFSEHTPAGHVQIGDPYTQKKMHDFLLQARDEGLIAFITDNGGGGLSSSIGESARFAGGCEVDLDRVPLKYDGLDQWEIWVSESQERMTVAIKPQHLDRFMALSRRHAVESTVIGKYTDSGKLHIRYKGETCAFVDLDLLESGFPQWRFDADWLPPESRGLNEPVVQEPRNYARLLLDILARPNICSKEWITRQYDHEVQGSSVIKPLVGAASDVNSDASVIRPVLTSNRGLAFSQALLPAYSAIDTYHMTACTIDEAVRRLVAVGADPDQIGGVDNFCWPNIQFDPQANPDGRFKAAQLVRSCRALRDLCLAYEIPLLSGKDSMYVDGLLEGAYGERHKVSALPSLQFSATSVVADVEKCQSMDSKIPGDLVYVLGLTRDELGAGEYYEHLGYLGCRVPRVRPAEALPLYHALATAIEASAVASVHGVYRGGLGVHLAMVAMGGNLGMALDLAAVPAEPALRPDRLLFSESAGRFIVTVDPSQKARFEGLLAGSVFACIGEVTAAPQIVIDCGGASCRRILSVPLKELKRAWKAPFGDLR